A genomic segment from Tachypleus tridentatus isolate NWPU-2018 unplaced genomic scaffold, ASM421037v1 Hic_cluster_2, whole genome shotgun sequence encodes:
- the LOC143242363 gene encoding uncharacterized protein LOC143242363: protein MLLYQAFVLLILATSSVTSHNERVHHVRKGRRRGPGNYHYPYGDSFVLEVDGNGYTFYPRRKRPSSSWYDGIPGEHQNYPSSWFSSPNSGWSSHRHTCDSYNVDSITLDEALNWVQHIMSRGHKLPIPVTCSTIFNPSASSNDRFQFCRTPENKKGHCRYIQHCLRREMFRNYQTFYNHVCIIKGHYVGVCCPDSHFEDPTNTIQPATSLLPTTLSMTSSSTSVPPTTLSMTSSSTSVPPTTLSMTSSSTSVPPSIPLTTHSSTSPPPTTFSTKHSSTSPPPTTSSTKPSSTSPTPTTSSTKHSSTSPPPTTSSTKPSSTSPPPTTSSTTSSPTSETSSESPFDKECGLTFKKRIVGGIRADPNDWRWMAALLRGTVDFSGQFCGGVLINKQYVLTAAHCADGFQLRYEQPAIQQGRSKHHGSQE from the exons ATGTTACTATATCAAGCATTTGTTCTGCTGATTTTGGCGACTTCATCAGTAACCAGTCACAATGAAAGAGTGCATCACGTGAGAAAAG GTCGTAGGCGTGGTCCAGGGAACTACCATTATCCATATGGTGACAGTTTCGTACTAGAAGTTGATGGAAACGGATACACATTCTATCCAAGAAGAAAGAGGCCGAGCAGTTCGTGGTACGACGGTATTCCAGGGGAACATCAAAACTATCCATCAAGCTGGTTCTCATCACCAAATAGTGGATGGAGTTCTCACAGACATACTTGTGATAGTTATAATGTTGACAGCATAAccttagatgaagctctcaactGGGTTCAGCACATCATGTCACGTGGTCATAAACTCCCCATACCCGTGACCTGTTCAACAATATTTAACCCATCAGCTTCTTCCAACGACAGATTTCAGTTTTGTAGGAcacctgaaaataaaaaaggtCACTGCCgatatattcaacattgtttacgacgagaaatgtttagaaattatCAAACGTTTTACAACCATGTATGTATTATTAAAGGTCATTATGTTGGGGTTTGTTGTCCCGACTCCCACTTTGAAGATCCAACCAATACAATCCAACCTGCAACCTCATTACTGCCTACCACCCTTTCAATGACTTCGTCATCAACCTCAGTACCACCTACCACCCTTTCAATGACTTCGTCATCAACCTCAGTACCACCTACCACCCTTTCAATGACTTCATCATCAACCTCAGTCCCACCTTCCATTCCTTTAACGACTCATTCATCAACGTCACCTCCACCTACCACCTTTTCAACGAAACACTCATCGACTTCACCACCACCTACCACCTCTTCAACGAAACCCTCATCAACGTCACCTACACCTACCACCTCTTCAACGAAACACTCATCGACTTCACCACCACCTACCACCTCTTCAACGAAACCCTCATCGACTTCACCACCACCTACCACCTCTTCAACGACGTCCTCACCAACCTCAGAAACATCAAGTGAAAGTCCTTTCGACAAAG AATGTGGTCTAACTTTTAAAAAGAGAATAGTTGGTGGTATACGAGCCGATCCAAATGATTGGAGATGGATG GCTGCTCTCCTACGAGGAACAGTGGACTTCTCAGGTCAGTTTTGTGGGGGAGTGCTGATTAACAAACAATACGTGTTGACCGCTGCCCACTGCGCAGATGG